GAAGAGTTCGAGCCGAGCTAAAACGTCCCAATTCCGGGACAACGCATCCGGCAAATGGAACGGCTGCGACACCCGGCCCGGCCCGGCCCGAGCATCCCACTAAAACAGTTCGCCTTTTTTTCAGCCCCCGATTGGCACACCGGTTGCTCTCTTCATGATGATGGGGAGGACACGGCGATGTATCATTTAATAGGGCTCCAGGCGAATTTGGCCAACCTGCATATCTTGGCGGCACGGGCCGGCGTCTGCACGCCGCTCGGCATGGATCAACTCAAGAGTGCCTATCGGGCATTTCTCCAGACCTGCCAGCCGGCAGTCGTGCATCCGCCGATCTGCGCTTCGATCTTCGTGGACGATGCCGAACGTGAAATACAGCTCCTGAGCGTGTGGCCGGAACGCCAACGCGGCCTGCCCGTCTCCCGCACGTTGCGCCACGCGACGATCGAGCGGCTCCAACAGGCGTTGGTCTTCATGGCACGCCGCTGCGACGACCTGCTCACGTTGTTCGACCTGACCATTCATAGCATCGTCGTCCGGCAAGGAGCGCTCCCGATCCATGCGTCGCATGGGCACGCGCTCGGAGCACTGCTGCTCCCCGCCACTATCACCGACGTGCACGATTTGGCGGAGCAACTGATCCACGCCCTCACGCAGCAATTGGTTTCCATCGACACGCTCTGCACCCCGCACCACCTGACGATCCGCCGCGAACCGTCCCCGCACCGCTCTCCACTCCAAGCGGCCATCACCACGACCGAACTGCTGCTCTGCCGCGCCGAATGGCTCGGCGAACCGATCCACGCCCGCACGTACCCATCGACCCCGCAACTCTACCAACAGGCCCACGACCGGCTCGCCGCACTCGATCGATCCCTGCCGACCCGCCGGCCTCGACTTTCAGAACGTGGCAGCACCCTGATCCGTAATTGCGCCGCGCTGCTGCAAATGCTCCATGTCGAACCGCCGGCACTGCCGGACACGGCATTGGTCCAGGAGCCAGCCAAGAATTCCGTGACAAATCCCCTCCCATCCTGCTAATCGCCCCCCATGCTGCCGGTCTGTCCCAGTTGCGACCACGCCCTTTGCATCCTCGAGCTCCACGGCGTCGCGAGCGATTACTGCTACGAATGCCAAGGGCTGTGGCTCGACGCGGGCGAATTGGAATCGCTGCTCACCGCCACCGGCGCCGGCATAGACGATCCGCTGCTCCACGCGCACGAACTGCCCGCCACCAAGCCGCGCGGTCGCAAACGCCTCTGTCCGCGTTGCGACCAACGCCTGTTGCCGATTCAACCAACCGCCGCCGATGGTCGCCACGTCACATTGGACCGCTGTCCGCACGGACACGGACTGTGGTTCGACGCCGGCGAACTTACCCAACTGCTGGCGCTGTTTCCGGAAACGTCCGGTGCGGGAAAGACCATCGCGTATTTGCAAGATCTCCTGGGCAAATCGGTCACAGCAGAATTGGGGAGGACATTATGAGCGTATTGTTTCTCGGACTACTGATCGTCGTCGGCATCTTCATTCTCTGGGCCATCGGCGCGTACAACGGCTTAGTCCGCAAACGCAACGAGGTCGACAACGCGTGGGCCCAAATCGACGTGCAATTGAAACGCCGCACCGACTTGGTGCCGAATCTCGTGGAAACGGTGAAGGGCTACGCGACCCATGAACGCGAGACGCTCGACCGCGTCATTCAAGCCCGCAACGCCACGATGAACGCGGGCTCCGTCGAGCAGCGCGTCGCCGCCGAAAACGCGCTGACGGGCGCATTGAAATCGCTATTCGCCGTGGCCGAGGCCTATCCCGACTTGAAGGCCAATCAGAACTTCATGCAGCTGCAAGAAGAGCTGACATCGACTGAAAACAAAGTCGCGTACGCACGGCAGTTCTACAACGACCAGATCCTCGGCTACAACACCGCGATCGAGGTCTTCCCCACCTCGATCATCGCCGGGATGTTCCACTTTACGCGACGACAGTCCTTTGCG
This region of Deltaproteobacteria bacterium genomic DNA includes:
- a CDS encoding LemA family protein, which translates into the protein MSVLFLGLLIVVGIFILWAIGAYNGLVRKRNEVDNAWAQIDVQLKRRTDLVPNLVETVKGYATHERETLDRVIQARNATMNAGSVEQRVAAENALTGALKSLFAVAEAYPDLKANQNFMQLQEELTSTENKVAYARQFYNDQILGYNTAIEVFPTSIIAGMFHFTRRQSFAVTTEAEREAPKVKFG
- a CDS encoding zf-TFIIB domain-containing protein, which translates into the protein MLPVCPSCDHALCILELHGVASDYCYECQGLWLDAGELESLLTATGAGIDDPLLHAHELPATKPRGRKRLCPRCDQRLLPIQPTAADGRHVTLDRCPHGHGLWFDAGELTQLLALFPETSGAGKTIAYLQDLLGKSVTAELGRTL